CGCACGAGGCCGTCGTAGGCGTCGTCGAAGCGGGACAGCTCGTCCCCGATGATCTTCTGCAGGGCCCAGAGCTGGACCCTTTCCTGGTCGAGCAGCGACATGCATCCCCTTCGGTGGCGTTCGGTTCCCGGGGCGGCGGCCCGCCCCCGGGCGGGACCGGGCCCCTACCTTATGTCATCCGGCGTCCTCTGGCAACCGCCCGCCGTCCGGCCCGGCCCGCCGGCGGCTCCGCTCCAGGAGCAGCGCCGCCCCGACCGAAAGGAGGTAGAGCGCCATGACCGGCACGGCCATCAGCAGCTGGCTCACGACGTCCGGCGGCGTGAGGACCGCCGCGACGACCACGATGATCACCGCGGCGTACCGCCAGCCGGCCCACAGGGTGCGGGCGCCGACCAGGCCGGCCGCGCTCAGCAGCAGCACGACGACCGGCAGCTCGAACACCAGCCCGAAGGCGAGGCAGGTCTGCGCCACGAAGCTGAAGTAGGGGCCGATGCCGATGAGCGGCCGCACCGACTCGGTGGCGTAGCCCAGCATGAACTTGACGACCAGCGGGATCATCACCAGGAAGGCGAAGGCGACGCCGGCGTAGAACAGCGCCACCGAGGCGAACAGCAGCGGCGTGACCAGCTTCCGCTCCCGCGGGTACAGTCCGGGCGCGACGAAGCGGTAGACGCGCAGCAGCATGAAGGGCAGCACCACGATCAGGCCGGCGACGCCGGCCACCTTCATCCTGGTCATGAAGGCTTCCATCGGCTGGCTGAAGTAGACCTGCTGGCCCGCCGCGGTCATCGGCGCCACGATCAGGTCCAGCAGCCGCTGCGACACGAACCAGCCGCCGACCGCGGCCGCGCCCGCCACCAGCAGGGACTGCAGCAGCACCGTGCGCAGCTCGTCGAGGTGGTCCAGGAGCGTCATCTGGCCGCCCGCGCGGCGCCGCTCAGCCACCGGCGCCCCCCTTGCGGTCGAGCAGGCCGCGCAGCTCGGACATGAACTCGTCGACGTGCTTGAAGGAGCGGTAGACCGAGGCGAAGCGGACGTAGGCGACCTCGTCCTTGCCCCGCAGCTGCGCCATGACCAGCTCGCCGATCGCCGCCGACGGCACTTCGCGCAGCAGGCCGCCGGCCAGGTCGCGCTCGACGGCGTCGGCCATGGCCTCCATCTCCTCCAGGGAGACGGCCCGCTTCTCGCAGGCGCGGGCGATGCCGCCGATCACCTTGGCGCGGTCGTACTCCACGCGCCGCCCGTCGCGCTTGACCACCAGGAAGGGCTTGATCTCGACGTACTCGTAGGTGGTGAAGCGCTCGCCGCAGGCGACGCACTCGCGCCGGCGCCGGATCGCCCGGCCGTCGCGGGCCGACCGGCTGTCCACCACCTTGTCGTCGTCGGCGCCGCAGCTCGGGCACTTCACGCCGTTCTCCTACAGTTCCGGGTAGAGGGGGAACGCCCCGCACAGCTCGCGGGTCCGCCCGCGCAGCGCGGCGAGGGCCGCCTCGTCCTCGCGGGACTCGAAGGCGCCGGCGACGATGTCGCCGATCGCGCGCATCTGGTCCGGTCCCATGCCCCGCGTGGTCAGGGCCGGCGTGCCGATGCGGATGCCGCTGGTGACGAACGGCTTGCGCGTGTCGAAGGGCACCGTGTTCTTGTTGACCGTGATCCCCACCACATCCAGCAGCTGCTCCATCTTCTTGCCCGAGATGTCCTTGCTCGTCAGGTTGACCAGCAGCAGGTGGTTGTCGGTGCCGCCGCTGACCAGGTGGAAGCCGTGCTCGAGCAGGCGCTCGCCCAGCGCCTTGGCGTTCTCCACGCAGCGGCGCGCCCAGGCGGCGAACTCCGGCCGGGCCGCCTCGCGGAAGCAGACGGCCTTGGCGGCGATGATGTGCATCAGCGGGCCGCCCTGCACGCCGGGGAAGTTCAGCTTGTCGATGGCCTCGGCGTGCGCCTGGCGGCTCAGCACGATGCCGCCGCGCGGACCGCGCAGCGTCTTGTGCGTCGTCGAGGTGACGATGTCGCAGAACGGGATCGGGCTGGGGTGCGCGCCGCCGGCGACCAGGCCCGCCACGTGGGCCATGTCGAAGATCAGGACCGCGCCGACCTCGTCGGCGATGCTGCGCATGGCCGCGTAGTCCCAGTGGCGGGGGTAGGCGCTGGCGCCGCCCACGATGACCTTGGGCCGCTCGCGCCGCGCCTGCTCGCGCAGCGCGTCGTAGTCGATGACCTCGGTCTCGCGGTCCACCTCGTAGTGCACGGCGGTGAACAGCAGGCCCGAGAAGTTCACCGGGTGGCCGTGGGTCAGGTGCCCGCCGTGCGACAGCGAGAGGCCCAGCAGCTTGTCGCCCGGGGACAGACAGGCCAGGTAGGCGATCATGTTCGCCGTCGAGCCGGAGTGGGGCTGCACGTTGGCGTGCTCGGCCCCGAACAGCGCCTTCACGCGCTCGCGGGCCAGCTCCTCGGCCCGGTCGACGAACTCGCAGCCGCCGTAGTAGCGCTTGCCGGGGTAGCCCTCGGCGTACTTGTTCGTCAGGACGCTGCCGGCGGCCTCCATGACGGCCAGGCTGGTGAAGTTCTCGCTGGCGATCATCTCGAGCTGGTCGCGCTGGCGGCCCAGTTCGCGGGCGACGACGTCGGCGATCTCGGGGTCGGCGGCCTGCAGGTGGCGGTTCATGCCTGGTCTCCTCGCGGTTCCGGTGTCGGCGGCGGCGCGACGGCGCCGCCGTCCTGTTCGATGTCGGCGATCTTGCGGATCCGGTCGGCGTGCCGTCCGCCCTCGAACGCGGCGCCCAGCCAGCGCAGCACCATGCGCTCGGCCAGCTCCACGGGCGTGTGGTCGGCGCCGAAGCAGATCACGTTGGCGTCGTTGTGGCGGCGGGTGGCCGCGGCCATCTCCTCGTTGCAGCACAGGGCGGCGCGCACGCCGCGCACCTTGTTGGCGGCGATGCTCACGCCGATGCCCGAGCCGCAGACCAGCACCCCCAGGTCGGCGCGTCCCCCGGCCACGGCCCGGCCCACGGCCGCCGCGTAGTCGGGGTAGTCGACGGACGCGGTCCCGCGGCAGCCCACGTCCACGACCGTGTGGCCCTCGCGCGCCAGCAGCGCCGCGATCCGCTCCTTGTGCCCGAAGCCGCGGTGGTCGGACCCGACGGCGATGATCATGGCGCGTTCCTCCCCCGCAGTTCAGCGGTCCAGGCTGCGACAAGCCGCTCGACCTGGTCGGCCATCCGCGCGTAGGCCAGGGACGTCCCGGCGCGGTAGGGATCGTCGACCGTTTCGGCGGCCGCGGCGTCGCCGCCGTCCGCCAGGTCGATGCCCGGCAGGCCCAGCAGGCCGATCCGGCCGGCGTGCCGGGGGAACCGCGCACGGAAGCGCGCGAGCTGGCCCGGCGTCATCAGCAGCACCCAGTCGGCCTCGTCCAGCAGGGCCGCGTCCAGCGGCCGCGAACGGTGCCGCGACAGGTCCAGACCCCGGTCCCGCGCCTGGTCGCAGGACTCCGCCGTGGCCGGAGAGCCGGGAACGGCGTCCAGTCCGGCCGAAGCGCACGGCGGCCGGCCCTGCCAACGGGCGTCGGCCAAGACGGCGGCCAGGGGGCTGCGGCAGGTGTTGCCCGAGCAGACGAACAGGATGGTCCCGCGAGCGGTCACGTGCGCCTCCACCGGCGTAAGTTAGGCCGGGAAACGGGCGGCGTCAAGCAAGCGCCGATCCCGTAATTGCAATGAATTCAAACATTTTTGCGATGAAATTCCCACTCGGGTGGAACCCGTGGGCCGGGCCGCAACACCCGGGGCGGCCAGACGGTGAGGTCCAACATCGCCGACGCGGCGTCACCTGGCGAGCCGCCCCAATCCAGGTCCGCCACGAGGTCGACGCCGTCGGCGAACTGGAGCGCCGCCGACGCCAGGTCCGTGGCCGGCGGCTCGCCGGCCATGTTGGCGCTGGTGGAGATCAGAGCGCCGCCGGACGCCGTGATCAACGCGCGTAGCTGCGGCGGCGACGGCACGCGCACCGCCAGGGTCGGCCCGCCCCGCGTCGCCGCCGTCGGGGCCGCCGGTCCCGCCGGCAGCACCAGCGTGAAGGGGCCGGGCCAGCAGCGGCCCACATAATCCCAGACCCGCCAGGCCAGCGCGCCGACGAGGCCGCGCGCGTCGGCGGTGTCGGCGCAGAGCACCAGCAGCGGCTTGCCCTCGTCGCGCCCCTTCAGCACCGCGATGCGCGCCACCGCCGCCGGCGCGTCGGCGCGTGCGTGCAGGCCGGGCAGCGTGTCGGTGGGCATCAGCACCACGCCCCCGGCGGCCAGGCAGCGGGCCGCCTCGTCCGGGTCGCGCGTGCGGGCGCCCATCTCAACCGCCGCCGCGGGCTTGTTCGCGGCGGAAGTCGTCCAGCGCCGCCGCCACGCGCGCGTCGCCGAGCGCCAGGATGCGCGCGGCGAGCACGGCGGCGTTCTTCGCGCCGGCCGAGCCGATGGCGACGGTCGCCACAGGCACGCCGGCCGGCATCTGGGCCATCGACAGCAGGGCGTCGATCCCGGCGAGCGGTCCCGCGGCGACCGGCACGCCGATCACCGGCCGCGGCGTCAGCGACGCCACCACGCCGGGCAGGTGGGCCGCCATGCCGGCAACCGCGACGTAGACCGCGATCCCGTCGCGGTCGCCCGCAGCCACCAGCCGGCGCAGCCGGTCCGGCTGGCGGTGGGCCGACGCGATCTCGACGCGGTGCGGCAGGCCGAAGCGGTCCAGCAGCGCGAGGAGCCCCTCGATGACCGGCAGGTCGCTCTTGCTGCCCAGCAGGACCATCACCCGGGCCGCTGTCGTCGCGCGTTTCGTCATGCCTCACTCCTGGGTTGCGGGATCCCGCCGCCGATGTCGCGGCGGGCGATCAGGCCGTCGAAGCGGACGTCGGCCAAGAGGGCGTAGGCGGCGGTCAGGGCGGCGCGCAGGTCGCGGCCTTCGCCGACGACGCCGAGCACGCGGCCGCCGGCGGTCACCAGGCGCCCGTCGCGCACGGCGGTGCCGGCCTGGTCGATCCAGGCCCCCGCGCGGTCCGGCGGCAGCGTGATCGCGTCGCCGCGGCGGACCGCTCCGGGGTAGCCGTGGCCGGCGGCCACGACCACCGCCGCGGCGCGCTCCCAGTCCGTCAGGGCGGCGCCGGGCCAGTCCCGCGGCGCGCCGGGACCGGGCGGGGGCAGGGCCGCCAGCCAGGCGCCCAGACCGCCCCGCGCGGCGGCGAGCAGCAGTTCCAGCAGGTCGACGCGCAGCAGGGGCAGCACGGCCTGCGTCTCGGGGTCGCCGAAGCGGCAGTTGAACTCCAGGACGCGGGGGCCGTCGGGCGTCAGCATCAACCCAACGTACAGCACGCCGCGGTAATCCACGCCGCGCCGGCGCAGCTCGGCCAGCACCGGCGCGACGACGCCCTCCCCGACCGCCCGGCCGAGACCGGGGGTCAGCAGGTCGGCGCAGGCGACGACGCCCATGCCGCCGGTGTTGGGACCGGTGTCGCCGTCGCCGAGGCGCTTGTGGTCGCGCGACGGGCAGAGCAGCCCGTAGTCGCGGCCGTCGGTGACCGCGAGGATCGACAGCTCGGGGCCGGTCAGGCACTCCTCGAGCAGCACGCGCCGGCCGGCGGCGCCGAAGGCGTCCGCGGTGAAGCAGCGTTCCAGGTGCGCCCGCGCCGCGTCCCGGTCGGCGCACACCGCCACGCCCTTGCCCTGGGCCGCCCCGCAGGCCTTGACCACCAGGGGGAACGCGCCCGAGGGGAACGCGGCCGCATCGAGCCGGCCGAGCGCCTCGTCGAGGCCGGTGCAGGTCACGTAGCCGGCGGTCGGCACGCCGGCCGCCGCCATGATCTGCTTGGCGTGTTCCTTGTCCCCCTCGAGCCGCGCGCCCGCCGCTCCGGGGCCGAACACCGCGAGGCCGGCGTCGCGCAAGACGTCGGCCAGTCCGTCGATCAGGGGATCCTCGGGACCGACGATCACGAGGTCGATCGCCGCCCCGCGGCACCAGGCAGCCAGCGCGGCGTGATCGGCGGGATCGACGGGAACCGGGGAGGCGAGCTGCAGCAGGCCGGGATTACCGGGAGCGGCCCAGAGGCGGGGGCGGGACGGGGACGCGGCGAGTCGGCGCGCGAGCGCGTGCTCGCGCCCACCCGCGCCCACGATCAGCACCTGCGGCGTCATCGACCGTCCTCCTCCCGTCGCGTCCCGGACCATAGCGCACGCCCGCGGCCCCCCGCAACGGAAAGGACGGTCCGCCGCCTCAGGGCACGATGCGCGTGCCGGCCTCGCCCCGGACCGCGGCGAGCAGGTGCTCGGGATCGGTGATGACGACCTCGCGGCCGCCCGCGGCCAGGAACGACAGGGCGGCCTCGATCTTCGGGCCCATGCTGCCGGCGGGGAACTCGCCCGCCGCCAGCAGGTCGCGCGCCCGCGCGGCCGTCAGCGTCACGAGCGCTTCCTGGTCGGGGCGCCCCCACCCGCGGCAGACCTGCTCGACCTGGGTGATGATGACGAAGGTGTCGGCCTGGATCAGCTCGGCCAGCAGCTCCGAGGCGAGGTCCTTGTCGATGACCGCGTCGATGCCCTCGATGCGGTCCTCCTCGCAGGTGACGACCGGCACGCCGCCGCCGCCCACCGCGACCACCATCACGCCGGCGTCGAGCATGCGGCGGATCACCTCGAACTCGACCACCTTGCGCGGCAGGGGGCTGGGCACCACGCGCCGCCAGCCGCGGCCGGCGTCCTCCTTCACCGTCCAGCCGAACTCCGCGGCGACCCGGCGGGCCTGCTCCTCGGTGTAGTAGGGACCGATGGGCTTGGTGGGCTTGGCGAACGCGGGGTCGTCGCGGTCCACGAGCACCTGGGTGACCACCGTGGCCACCGGCGTGTCGATCCCGCGCAGGAACATCGCGTTCTGCAGGTTCTGCTGGATCATGTAGCCCAGCCCGCCCTGCGAGTCCGCGCCGCACACGAACAGGGGCATCGGCACGATGCCGTGCAGCTGGTAGCCGGCGTCGTTACGCAGGAAGATGTTCCCGACCACCGGGCCGTTGCCGTGGGTGATCACGATCTGGTGACCCGCGGCCGACAGCTCGGCCACCTGGGCCATCGTGCCCTTGGTGATCCGGTACTGCTCGAGGTAGGTCCCCTTGGTCCCCACCGGGATGATGGCGTTGCCGCCGAGCGCGATGACCATCCTGCGGCGATCCATGTTGCACCTCTGACGTCGTGGTCCGGAAACGGGGGCACCGCGCCCGTGACGGGCGCGGTGCCGCGGGTGGTCGCGTCAGGTCAGCCCAGCAGGTCCGCGCTCATCGCGCGGACGCGCTCGAGGGCCTTGCGGATCTGCGGCTGGCTGTTGGCGTAGCTGAAGCGCAGGTAGCCCTCGCCGAACTTGCCGAACGCCGTGCCGCTCAGCGCCGCCACGCCGTACTTGTCCAGCAGCAGTGACTCGAGCTCGGAGCTCTTGCGCCCGAGCTGCGAGACGTTGGGGAACACGTAGAAGGCGCCGCGCGGCAGGCGGCAGGTGATCCCGGGGATCGCGTTCAGCCCCGCGACGAGCAGGTCGCGCCGCGCGCGGAACTCCTCGACCATGGCCGCCGCCGCGTCCTGCGGTCCGGTCAGCGCCTCGGCGCCGGCGATCTGCGTGAACGACGCGGTGCAGCTGTTGCAGTTGGTCTGCAGCTTGGCGACGGCGTCGGCCAGCTCCTTCGGCATGACG
The genomic region above belongs to bacterium and contains:
- the nrdR gene encoding transcriptional regulator NrdR, which translates into the protein MKCPSCGADDDKVVDSRSARDGRAIRRRRECVACGERFTTYEYVEIKPFLVVKRDGRRVEYDRAKVIGGIARACEKRAVSLEEMEAMADAVERDLAGGLLREVPSAAIGELVMAQLRGKDEVAYVRFASVYRSFKHVDEFMSELRGLLDRKGGAGG
- the purD gene encoding phosphoribosylamine--glycine ligase; the encoded protein is MTPQVLIVGAGGREHALARRLAASPSRPRLWAAPGNPGLLQLASPVPVDPADHAALAAWCRGAAIDLVIVGPEDPLIDGLADVLRDAGLAVFGPGAAGARLEGDKEHAKQIMAAAGVPTAGYVTCTGLDEALGRLDAAAFPSGAFPLVVKACGAAQGKGVAVCADRDAARAHLERCFTADAFGAAGRRVLLEECLTGPELSILAVTDGRDYGLLCPSRDHKRLGDGDTGPNTGGMGVVACADLLTPGLGRAVGEGVVAPVLAELRRRGVDYRGVLYVGLMLTPDGPRVLEFNCRFGDPETQAVLPLLRVDLLELLLAAARGGLGAWLAALPPPGPGAPRDWPGAALTDWERAAAVVVAAGHGYPGAVRRGDAITLPPDRAGAWIDQAGTAVRDGRLVTAGGRVLGVVGEGRDLRAALTAAYALLADVRFDGLIARRDIGGGIPQPRSEA
- the rpiB gene encoding ribose 5-phosphate isomerase B; this encodes MIIAVGSDHRGFGHKERIAALLAREGHTVVDVGCRGTASVDYPDYAAAVGRAVAGGRADLGVLVCGSGIGVSIAANKVRGVRAALCCNEEMAAATRRHNDANVICFGADHTPVELAERMVLRWLGAAFEGGRHADRIRKIADIEQDGGAVAPPPTPEPRGDQA
- a CDS encoding L-threonylcarbamoyladenylate synthase, encoding MGARTRDPDEAARCLAAGGVVLMPTDTLPGLHARADAPAAVARIAVLKGRDEGKPLLVLCADTADARGLVGALAWRVWDYVGRCWPGPFTLVLPAGPAAPTAATRGGPTLAVRVPSPPQLRALITASGGALISTSANMAGEPPATDLASAALQFADGVDLVADLDWGGSPGDAASAMLDLTVWPPRVLRPGPRVPPEWEFHRKNV
- the glyA gene encoding serine hydroxymethyltransferase; the protein is MNRHLQAADPEIADVVARELGRQRDQLEMIASENFTSLAVMEAAGSVLTNKYAEGYPGKRYYGGCEFVDRAEELARERVKALFGAEHANVQPHSGSTANMIAYLACLSPGDKLLGLSLSHGGHLTHGHPVNFSGLLFTAVHYEVDRETEVIDYDALREQARRERPKVIVGGASAYPRHWDYAAMRSIADEVGAVLIFDMAHVAGLVAGGAHPSPIPFCDIVTSTTHKTLRGPRGGIVLSRQAHAEAIDKLNFPGVQGGPLMHIIAAKAVCFREAARPEFAAWARRCVENAKALGERLLEHGFHLVSGGTDNHLLLVNLTSKDISGKKMEQLLDVVGITVNKNTVPFDTRKPFVTSGIRIGTPALTTRGMGPDQMRAIGDIVAGAFESREDEAALAALRGRTRELCGAFPLYPEL
- the arcC gene encoding carbamate kinase; this encodes MDRRRMVIALGGNAIIPVGTKGTYLEQYRITKGTMAQVAELSAAGHQIVITHGNGPVVGNIFLRNDAGYQLHGIVPMPLFVCGADSQGGLGYMIQQNLQNAMFLRGIDTPVATVVTQVLVDRDDPAFAKPTKPIGPYYTEEQARRVAAEFGWTVKEDAGRGWRRVVPSPLPRKVVEFEVIRRMLDAGVMVVAVGGGGVPVVTCEEDRIEGIDAVIDKDLASELLAELIQADTFVIITQVEQVCRGWGRPDQEALVTLTAARARDLLAAGEFPAGSMGPKIEAALSFLAAGGREVVITDPEHLLAAVRGEAGTRIVP
- the purE gene encoding 5-(carboxyamino)imidazole ribonucleotide mutase, with protein sequence MTKRATTAARVMVLLGSKSDLPVIEGLLALLDRFGLPHRVEIASAHRQPDRLRRLVAAGDRDGIAVYVAVAGMAAHLPGVVASLTPRPVIGVPVAAGPLAGIDALLSMAQMPAGVPVATVAIGSAGAKNAAVLAARILALGDARVAAALDDFRREQARGGG
- the tatC gene encoding twin-arginine translocase subunit TatC produces the protein MAERRRAGGQMTLLDHLDELRTVLLQSLLVAGAAAVGGWFVSQRLLDLIVAPMTAAGQQVYFSQPMEAFMTRMKVAGVAGLIVVLPFMLLRVYRFVAPGLYPRERKLVTPLLFASVALFYAGVAFAFLVMIPLVVKFMLGYATESVRPLIGIGPYFSFVAQTCLAFGLVFELPVVVLLLSAAGLVGARTLWAGWRYAAVIIVVVAAVLTPPDVVSQLLMAVPVMALYLLSVGAALLLERSRRRAGPDGGRLPEDAG